Proteins co-encoded in one Astyanax mexicanus isolate ESR-SI-001 chromosome 1, AstMex3_surface, whole genome shotgun sequence genomic window:
- the dtl gene encoding denticleless protein homolog, which produces MLFQCVVDRGVTRRRKVNRQEYPVSSLLECYQCTRHDEHISYGNTAVAVPPFGCSFSTAPGQHNTLAVANEEGVVAIYKTAEKQSSVLKEWPAHDNAVFDIAWVPGANSLVTASGDQTARLWDVLAEELLGSFKGHQCSLKSVSFPKQEKAVFCTGGRDGNIMVWDTRCSKKDGFYRQVKQISGAHMKTAGNTPQNKKKRSSCRGMAPSVDSQRGVTVVLFRDENTLISSGAVDGMIKMWDLRKNYTAYHQNPIPLQTYKYPGSSTRKLGYSGLTLDSTGSRLFCNCTDDNVYMFDISGLKTTPVAVFSGHRNSSFYVKSSLSPDDQFLASGSTDCSAYIWKISEPAKAPVMLQGHSQEVTSVTWCPTDFTKLVTCSDDNTVRIWRLNRGAEGEKSSVGEANLVGWARRKVQTPSKPSGHFTHVELTPARVSSMIRVNGLASPQPGSCPSSDADLPPASSSSEPKHSPAHPKTPKTPRTPSSIRQWVSRTPGSHCNHTTPPLRKVLSPCPQSPERVSPSERKAKRRLETGDSSLSHHDNSDGVAELWPEAKRSRVSKGTFDNEAKEEEGKSEISETKNKPLTLQVQADKENSSPSKPDWLSAMSHRLKQAQKGPLLSKSPNGGKRLDSRTQCASALGSPHSMRKISSPQPQKTSSPRSMKKISSYFQKTPQK; this is translated from the exons ATGCTGTTTCAGTGCGTGGTTGACCGGGGAGTGACcaggaggagaaaag TTAACAGACAAGAATATCCAGTATCGTCTCTGCTGGAGTGTTATCAGTGCACTCGTCATGATGAACACATCTCATACGGAAACACTGCAGTTGCTGTTCCTCCATTTGGATGTTCATTTTCCACAG CTCCTGGACAGCACAACACTCTGGCAGTTGCGAATGAGGAGGGTGTTGTGGCCATCTATAAAACTGCTGAGAAACAAAGCTCAGTCCTAAAGG AATGGCCTGCACATGATAATGCTGTGTTTGATATTGCCTGGGTCCCTGGAGCGAACAGCTTG gtgACTGCATCCGGGGATCAGACAGCACGTTTGTGGGACGTGCTTGCAGAGGAGCTTCTAGGCAGCTTTAAGGGTCACCAGTGCAGCCTGAAGTCTGTGTCTTTCCCGAAACAAGAGAAAG ctgtattctGCACAGGAGGCAGGGACGGTAACATCATGGTGTGGGATACAAGGTGTAGTAAAAAAG ATGGTTTCTACAGGCAGGTGAAGCAGATCAGTGGAGCTCACATGAAGACAGCAGGAAACACACCCCAGAACAAGAAGAAACGTTCTTCATGCAGAGGAATGGCTCCTTCTGTG GACTCTCAGAGGGGTGTGACTGTAGTTCTTTTTCGTGATGAAAACACGCTCATCTCTTCAGGAGCTGTAGACGG gatGATTAAAATGTGGGATTTGCGTAAAAACTACACTGCTTATCACCAGAACCCCATTCCTCTGCAGACGTATAAATACCCCGGCTCCAGCACCCGCAAATTAG GTTATTCAGGCCTAACGTTGGACTCCACAGGCTCCAGGCTGTTCTGCAACTGCACAGATGACAATGTGTACATGTTTGACATTAGTGGACTGAAAACAACACCAG TGGCTGTGTTCAGCGGTCATCGTAACTCCTCTTTCTACGTGAAGTCCAGCCTCAGTCCAGATGATCAGTTCCTGGCCAGCGGCTCCACCGACTGCAGTGCCTACATCTGGAAG ATCTCTGAACCAGCAAAAGCTCCAGTAATGCTGCAGGGACATAGCCAGGAGGTGACCTCAGTCACGTGGTGTCCCACTGATTTCACAAAG CTTGTTACCTGCTCAGATGACAACACAGTCCGAATATGGCGTCTTAACCGAGGTGCCGAAGGAGAAAAGTCTTCTGTTGGAGAAGCTAATCTTGTAGGCTGGGCACGACGCAAAGTTCAGACACCTTCTAAGCCATCAG GCCATTTTACTCATGTGGAGCTCACCCCTGCCCGGGTCTCTAGCATGATCCGTGTGAATGGTTTGGCTTCTCCTCAGCCTGGATCCTGTCCCTCCAGCGATGCTGATTTGCCTCCAGCGTCCAGCAGCTCCGAACCCAAACACAGCCCTGCACACCCCAAAACCCCTAAAACCCCCCGGACCCCATCCTCAATCCGGCAGTGGGTCTCCCGTACGCCTGGTTCTCACTGTAACCACACCACGCCTCCTCTCCGGAAGGTTCTAAGCCCGTGTCCACAGAGTCCTGAGCGTGTTTCTCCATCTGAGCGGAAGGCCAAGCGGCGTCTGGAGACGGGCGACAGCTCTCTAAGTCACCATGATAACAGCGACGGAGTGGCCGAGCTTTGGCCGGAAGCCAAAAGGAGCCGGGTGTCAAAAGGAACTTTTGACAATGAAGCAAAGGAGGAAGAGGGTAAATCTGAGATTTCTGAGACAAAGAACAAGCCGCTAACATTACAAGTACAAGCAGATAAAGAGAACAGCTCACCATCCAAACCTGACTGGCTCTCCGCGATGAGCCACAGACTTAAACAAGCTCAGAAAGGACCGCTTTTATCCAAAAGCCCAAATGGGGGCAAGAGACTCGATTCCAGGACACAGTGTGCTTCT GCTTTAGGTTCTCCAcattctatgaggaagatctctTCTCCACAACCTCAGAAAACTTCTTCTCCACGTTCTATGAAAAAGATCTCTTCATACTTTCAGAAAACACCACAAAAATGA